The following proteins come from a genomic window of Geothrix edaphica:
- a CDS encoding CBS domain-containing protein yields MTTVDKWMTKNPITIQEEASIIEAIHLMKEKGIRRLPVMAGGRFVGLITERMIKDYTPGKATSLDTWEVHYLLSKTAVKEVMNQSPQTVTPDTDLATAAQAILDHKLYGLCVVDAKGQLVGIMSVGDMLKAVVEFAKARA; encoded by the coding sequence ATGACCACTGTCGACAAGTGGATGACCAAGAACCCCATCACGATCCAGGAGGAGGCCTCCATCATCGAGGCCATCCACCTCATGAAGGAGAAGGGCATCCGGCGCCTTCCCGTCATGGCAGGGGGCCGCTTCGTGGGCCTGATCACGGAACGGATGATCAAGGACTACACCCCGGGCAAGGCCACCTCGCTGGACACCTGGGAAGTGCATTACCTGCTGTCCAAGACCGCCGTGAAGGAGGTCATGAACCAGAGCCCCCAGACCGTGACTCCGGACACGGACCTGGCCACCGCGGCCCAGGCCATCCTCGACCACAAGCTCTACGGGCTGTGCGTGGTGGATGCCAAGGGCCAGCTGGTGGGCATCATGTCCGTGGGCGACATGCTCAAGGCCGTGGTGGAGTTCGCCAAGGCCCGGGCGTAG
- a CDS encoding ABC transporter ATP-binding protein, which translates to MLKIEKLNFAYGDLKVLWDVDLEVHQGEIVTVVGANGAGKSTTLKNISRLVKPTSGSITFEGKELSKMLPHHVVEAGLVQVPEGRRIFPEMTVMENLRMGSYVKATRGDRQKNIDWVFQLFPRLKEREKQLGGTMSGGEQQMLAIARGLMANPKVLLLDEPSLGLSPLLVKNIFDIITGINKEGVTILLVEQNVYQSLRIAHRAYVMETGRVVLTGRGDELLNNEHIKKAFLGM; encoded by the coding sequence ATGCTTAAGATCGAGAAGCTGAATTTCGCCTACGGCGATCTGAAGGTCCTGTGGGATGTGGATCTGGAAGTTCACCAGGGGGAGATCGTCACCGTGGTCGGCGCCAACGGCGCCGGGAAGTCCACCACCCTCAAGAACATCTCCCGCCTGGTCAAGCCCACTTCGGGGAGCATCACCTTCGAAGGGAAGGAACTCAGCAAGATGCTGCCGCACCATGTGGTCGAGGCCGGACTGGTGCAGGTGCCCGAGGGCCGCCGGATCTTCCCGGAGATGACCGTCATGGAGAACCTCCGCATGGGGTCCTACGTCAAGGCCACCCGGGGGGATCGCCAGAAGAACATCGACTGGGTGTTCCAGCTGTTCCCGCGCCTCAAGGAGCGGGAGAAGCAGCTGGGCGGCACCATGTCCGGCGGCGAGCAGCAGATGCTGGCCATCGCCCGGGGTCTCATGGCCAATCCCAAGGTGCTGCTCCTGGATGAGCCCTCCCTGGGCCTCTCACCCCTGCTGGTGAAGAACATCTTCGACATCATCACCGGCATCAACAAGGAGGGCGTTACCATCCTTCTCGTGGAGCAGAATGTCTACCAGTCCCTCCGCATTGCCCACCGCGCCTACGTCATGGAGACGGGCCGGGTGGTGCTGACGGGGCGGGGCGACGAGTTGCTCAACAATGAACACATCAAGAAAGCCTTCCTGGGCATGTGA
- a CDS encoding MFS transporter has product MSTAQRLRDIRDGFERPFWVANISELFERLSYYAAFASLARYLNESLGFPTQDASSLAGLFGGLVWFLAAFGGAIADRLGFRRALSLAYLILSCSYFLLGSLGSSWMLPVRGLVPLGALVAFLLMLPALGIALVKPAVVGTTARASKDNVRSIGYSIYYTLVNIGGAAGPFVASYVHRHMSVENVFRVAAISVFLMFFAVLLMFKEPRKEGDVPPPSLAETGRNFLTVLSNPKFMLFLVIFTGYWVVYWQEFITLPLYVAKYIDPKADTELLLMTGPLVVISLTVLINLATQKIASVKAVTIGTLMSSLAWIVLIFKPTVTGVILTLICVALGEIVQSPRYYEYISRLAPPGQQGTYMGFAFLPIGLGSLIGGWFGGKLMHHFGEVTHKPAGMLWTITGVGVLTAALLWVYDRMLPATGEA; this is encoded by the coding sequence TTGAGCACAGCTCAGCGTTTGCGCGATATCCGCGACGGGTTTGAGCGCCCCTTCTGGGTGGCCAACATCAGCGAGCTGTTCGAGCGCCTCTCGTACTACGCGGCCTTTGCGTCCCTGGCGCGCTACCTGAACGAGTCCCTCGGCTTTCCCACGCAGGATGCCAGCAGCCTGGCCGGCCTGTTCGGCGGGCTGGTCTGGTTCCTGGCGGCCTTTGGCGGGGCGATCGCGGACCGCCTCGGCTTCCGCCGGGCCCTCTCCCTCGCCTACCTCATCCTCAGCTGCTCCTATTTCCTGCTCGGGTCGCTGGGGTCGTCCTGGATGTTGCCGGTGCGCGGCCTGGTGCCCCTCGGCGCCCTCGTCGCCTTCCTGCTGATGCTGCCGGCCCTCGGCATCGCGCTGGTGAAGCCGGCCGTGGTCGGAACGACCGCCCGCGCCTCGAAGGACAACGTTCGCTCGATCGGCTATTCGATCTATTACACCCTGGTGAACATCGGCGGCGCCGCTGGCCCCTTTGTCGCGTCGTACGTCCACCGGCACATGAGTGTCGAGAACGTCTTCCGGGTGGCCGCCATCAGCGTGTTCCTGATGTTCTTCGCGGTGCTGCTGATGTTCAAGGAGCCGCGCAAAGAGGGGGACGTGCCCCCTCCCTCCCTGGCGGAGACCGGCCGGAACTTCCTCACCGTCCTCTCGAATCCCAAGTTCATGCTGTTCCTGGTGATCTTCACGGGGTACTGGGTGGTGTACTGGCAGGAGTTCATCACGCTGCCCCTGTATGTCGCCAAGTACATCGACCCGAAGGCGGATACGGAGCTTCTGCTGATGACGGGCCCGCTGGTCGTGATCTCGCTGACGGTCCTGATCAACCTGGCCACCCAGAAGATCGCCTCGGTGAAGGCCGTCACGATCGGAACCCTGATGTCCTCCCTTGCCTGGATCGTGCTGATCTTCAAGCCGACCGTGACGGGCGTGATCCTCACGCTCATCTGCGTCGCACTGGGGGAGATCGTGCAGTCGCCGCGCTACTACGAGTACATCTCGCGCCTCGCCCCTCCGGGCCAGCAGGGCACCTACATGGGCTTCGCCTTCCTCCCCATCGGTCTTGGCTCGCTGATCGGCGGCTGGTTCGGCGGGAAGCTGATGCACCACTTCGGCGAGGTGACCCACAAGCCGGCCGGCATGCTCTGGACCATCACCGGCGTGGGCGTGCTCACGGCCGCGCTGCTGTGGGTGTACGACCGGATGCTGCCCGCGACAGGGGAAGCCTGA
- a CDS encoding branched-chain amino acid ABC transporter permease — MAVFLQSLISGILIGGVYALIGIGLTLIFGVMRVVNFAHGDIMMVGMYLTYLLFTLMGIDPFVSVLISFPLMFFFGGFLQKVFINRVLNAVSQNQILLTIGLGLIMSNTVMLIFTSDYKILTTSYSSSTIQVGGGVSISAPLLISFLITAAITGALGWFLLKTDTGQAIRATAQDRDAAQLMGINVSRMSVIAFGLGAALAGTAGALISPTYYIFPQVGGTFTLKAFVITVLGGMGSVVGATLGGILIGVTESMSAVYISSGWKDVVVFVLFLLVLLFKPSGLMGKSRT, encoded by the coding sequence ATGGCCGTATTCCTTCAATCCCTTATCAGCGGCATCCTGATCGGTGGCGTGTACGCGCTCATCGGCATCGGGCTCACGCTCATCTTCGGCGTGATGCGGGTCGTGAACTTCGCCCACGGCGACATCATGATGGTCGGGATGTACCTCACCTATCTGCTGTTCACGCTGATGGGCATCGATCCCTTCGTCTCCGTCCTCATCAGCTTCCCGCTGATGTTCTTCTTCGGGGGCTTCCTCCAGAAGGTCTTCATCAACCGCGTGCTCAACGCCGTCTCCCAGAACCAGATCCTGCTGACCATCGGCCTGGGACTGATCATGAGCAACACGGTGATGCTGATCTTCACCTCGGACTACAAGATCCTCACGACCTCATATTCCTCCTCCACCATCCAGGTGGGGGGTGGGGTCTCGATCTCCGCGCCGTTGCTGATCTCCTTCCTGATCACGGCGGCCATCACCGGGGCGCTGGGCTGGTTCCTGCTGAAGACTGACACGGGCCAGGCCATCCGGGCCACGGCGCAGGACCGGGACGCGGCGCAGCTGATGGGCATCAACGTCAGCCGCATGTCCGTGATCGCCTTCGGTCTCGGCGCCGCCCTGGCGGGGACCGCGGGGGCGCTGATCTCCCCGACCTACTACATCTTCCCGCAGGTGGGCGGCACCTTCACCCTGAAGGCCTTCGTCATCACGGTGCTCGGCGGCATGGGCAGCGTGGTGGGCGCCACCCTGGGCGGGATCCTCATCGGCGTCACCGAATCCATGAGCGCGGTCTACATCTCCTCCGGCTGGAAGGATGTGGTGGTCTTCGTGCTCTTCCTGCTCGTACTCCTCTTCAAGCCCTCGGGCTTGATGGGCAAGTCGCGGACCTGA
- a CDS encoding S9 family peptidase: MPVRALLACLILVPCLLGQGSGRITLESIAHPTKKVAYGGLPATRLEWLPDGSLVQTRREGDQVALYRLDPLTWERKPLLESSRLHTALVAAGATEAAAKAALGRGSFAWNGTHSAFLVDVGEELFLVDVKAATAKRLAGGKPEEPAFSPDGTQVAYLRGNDLYRVDVATARETRLTTGGSETVFNGRLDWVYQEELYGRGSFRAFWWAPDSKRLAFLSLDETKVPVYTLMDDRFQPQRPLKARYPKAGDPNPIARLGVVDLAGTTTWMDAPYAGQETLIVQVGWDPSGRLLATHQDRIQSWLDLRRYEGTASRLLIRENGRAWQERLPLPHFLPDGGFLWESGRTGRHHVYRYGKEAQLLGAVTAGDWDVRQVHGTDAVGRTLYFDATERSPIGQDAYRIGLDGRDLTRLTDRPGTHRVRFNATFTAFLDTWSDARTPPQQALHDGAGKQLRLIDANPPDKLKDLKLGKVSFQQVKTRDGFPMETMLVLPADFDPAKKYPVYQYIYGGPASPMVRDSWSRDMPWYQFLAQQGIATWICDNRSASHKGLASAYGIHRNLGAQELQDLLDGHAWLKQQGWADMDRLCLDGWSYGGFMVTYALTHSKAWKLGIAGAPVTDWHLYDSIYTERYMGLPADNPAGYDASSVLKAAGNLSGRLLLLHGTLDDNVHPQNSVMLIDALQKAGSSVQIVLLPGSDHSPRAPQHSWARFQAMWEFLSKYL; this comes from the coding sequence ATGCCCGTCCGCGCCCTCCTGGCCTGCCTGATCCTCGTCCCCTGCCTGCTGGGACAGGGCTCCGGCCGGATCACGCTCGAAAGCATCGCCCACCCCACGAAGAAGGTGGCCTATGGGGGACTGCCCGCCACCCGCCTGGAGTGGCTGCCGGACGGCAGCCTGGTACAGACCCGCCGGGAGGGGGACCAGGTGGCCCTCTACCGCCTGGATCCGCTCACCTGGGAACGGAAGCCCCTGCTGGAATCCTCCCGGCTCCACACCGCCCTGGTGGCAGCCGGGGCCACCGAGGCCGCAGCCAAGGCCGCCCTCGGCCGCGGGAGCTTCGCCTGGAATGGAACCCACAGCGCCTTCCTCGTGGACGTCGGGGAGGAGCTCTTCCTGGTGGACGTCAAGGCGGCCACGGCCAAGCGGCTGGCGGGCGGAAAGCCCGAGGAGCCGGCCTTCAGTCCCGACGGCACCCAGGTGGCCTATCTGCGCGGGAACGATCTCTACCGGGTGGACGTGGCCACGGCCAGGGAGACCCGCCTCACCACCGGCGGCAGCGAGACCGTGTTCAACGGCCGCCTCGACTGGGTGTACCAGGAGGAGCTCTACGGGCGCGGCAGCTTCCGCGCCTTCTGGTGGGCACCGGATTCGAAGCGCCTGGCCTTCCTCAGCCTGGACGAGACAAAGGTGCCGGTCTACACGCTCATGGATGACCGTTTCCAGCCCCAGAGGCCCTTGAAGGCCCGCTATCCCAAGGCCGGGGATCCCAATCCCATCGCCCGCCTGGGCGTGGTGGATCTCGCCGGGACCACCACCTGGATGGACGCCCCCTACGCGGGCCAGGAAACCCTCATCGTGCAGGTGGGCTGGGATCCTTCTGGCCGCCTGCTCGCCACTCATCAGGACCGCATCCAGAGCTGGCTGGACCTGCGCCGCTACGAAGGGACCGCCTCCCGGCTGCTCATCCGCGAGAACGGCCGGGCCTGGCAGGAACGCCTGCCCCTGCCCCACTTCCTGCCGGATGGTGGCTTCCTCTGGGAGTCGGGACGCACCGGACGCCACCACGTCTATCGCTACGGAAAGGAGGCCCAGCTGCTCGGGGCCGTCACGGCCGGCGACTGGGATGTGCGGCAGGTCCATGGCACGGATGCGGTGGGACGGACCCTCTACTTCGACGCCACGGAGCGCAGCCCCATCGGCCAGGACGCCTATCGCATCGGGCTCGACGGGAGGGACCTCACGCGGCTGACAGACCGGCCCGGCACCCACCGCGTCCGCTTCAACGCCACCTTCACCGCCTTCCTCGACACCTGGAGCGATGCCCGGACTCCGCCCCAGCAGGCCCTCCACGACGGCGCCGGGAAGCAGCTCCGCCTCATTGATGCGAATCCCCCCGACAAGCTCAAGGACCTGAAGCTGGGCAAGGTGAGCTTCCAGCAGGTGAAGACGCGCGACGGCTTCCCCATGGAGACCATGCTGGTGCTGCCCGCGGACTTCGATCCCGCGAAGAAATATCCCGTGTACCAGTACATCTACGGCGGACCGGCTTCCCCCATGGTGCGGGACAGCTGGAGCCGGGATATGCCCTGGTACCAGTTCCTGGCCCAGCAGGGCATCGCCACCTGGATCTGCGACAACCGCAGCGCCTCCCACAAGGGTCTGGCCAGCGCCTACGGCATCCACCGCAACCTCGGGGCCCAGGAGCTCCAGGACCTGCTCGATGGCCATGCCTGGCTGAAGCAGCAGGGCTGGGCCGACATGGACCGGCTCTGCCTGGACGGCTGGAGCTACGGCGGCTTCATGGTCACCTACGCCCTCACCCACAGCAAAGCCTGGAAGCTGGGCATCGCCGGCGCGCCCGTGACCGACTGGCACCTCTACGACAGCATCTACACTGAGCGCTACATGGGCCTCCCCGCGGACAACCCGGCCGGCTACGACGCCAGCTCCGTGCTGAAGGCCGCAGGGAACCTCTCCGGCCGCCTCCTCCTGCTCCACGGCACCCTGGATGACAACGTGCATCCCCAGAACAGCGTGATGCTCATCGACGCCCTGCAGAAGGCCGGCTCCTCCGTGCAGATCGTGCTGCTGCCCGGCTCGGACCACAGCCCCCGGGCCCCCCAGCACAGCTGGGCGCGCTTCCAGGCCATGTGGGAGTTCCTGTCGAAATACCTGTGA
- a CDS encoding ABC transporter ATP-binding protein yields MAILEIKNVSKFFGGLAANSDVSFSVEEGSIMGLIGPNGAGKTTLFNCITGYYPPSKGEIIFDGRRMNGLQPDKVCMLGMVRTWQKVRPLAKLSVVDNVMVGALARTSSLKHAREVAMEQLKVVRMEHRVDFLAGGLPIGERKKLEVARALATLPKLLLLDEVMGGLNPAESEEIIQLILDIKQRGLTQMVIEHDMKAIMRISDRIVVLTSGEKLTEGTPQEVVSNQDVIDAYLGESHA; encoded by the coding sequence ATGGCCATCCTGGAGATCAAGAACGTCAGCAAGTTCTTCGGTGGCCTTGCGGCCAATTCAGACGTGTCCTTCTCCGTGGAGGAGGGCTCGATCATGGGCCTCATCGGGCCCAACGGCGCGGGCAAGACCACCCTCTTCAACTGCATCACCGGCTACTACCCGCCGTCCAAGGGCGAGATCATCTTCGACGGTCGGCGGATGAACGGGCTCCAGCCCGACAAGGTCTGTATGCTCGGCATGGTCCGGACCTGGCAGAAGGTGCGCCCCCTGGCCAAGCTGTCCGTGGTGGACAACGTCATGGTGGGCGCCCTGGCGCGCACCTCGTCTCTGAAGCACGCCCGCGAAGTGGCCATGGAGCAGCTCAAGGTGGTCCGCATGGAGCACCGGGTGGACTTCCTGGCCGGTGGCCTGCCCATCGGGGAGCGGAAGAAGCTTGAAGTGGCCCGGGCCCTTGCCACGCTGCCCAAGCTCCTGCTGCTGGACGAGGTCATGGGCGGCCTCAACCCGGCCGAGAGCGAGGAGATCATCCAGCTCATCCTGGACATCAAGCAGCGCGGCCTCACGCAGATGGTCATCGAGCACGACATGAAGGCCATCATGCGCATCTCCGACCGGATCGTCGTCCTCACCTCCGGCGAGAAGCTGACCGAAGGCACCCCCCAGGAGGTGGTGAGCAATCAGGACGTGATCGATGCCTACCTGGGTGAGAGCCATGCTTAA
- a CDS encoding porin, giving the protein MKITRLAGIAALLAAGVTQAQAQDIKLTGVLFEFWQTQMLDSNLRNNATATAGASKYYGLDSRFQENNFAVKRAEIYLNGKITDDITWNAMFDPNNSNTATVPNNVLQDLVITWNAGNGISVKAGQFKMPTTYEATMVAATNILFFERNQINRVFGDKRDRGIWGIYAFGDPKGFSGKVNLAVSNGTTDDGSGGKNNENTVAGSGNAQKDWTTRLEFAYGPEHKFGAYYREGVTGLKDSTFNAASAWTTAGYVSAAQIKDNKDKTTIMGAYYAFDTATWHASAEAATGLLGRRFPTLFAAATTNPSREHLDQKFLGYAVDGAYKMGNHWFTARYDMLNYNTGDDWYTAANPYKPAAGGDFSPKYTEITVGYNYVFNPAKYGAGKLKLDYVHRSKNFLAPRAGQTGEQGGDSLVASLMVGF; this is encoded by the coding sequence ATGAAGATCACCCGCCTTGCCGGCATTGCCGCCCTTCTCGCCGCCGGGGTCACCCAGGCCCAGGCGCAGGACATCAAGCTCACCGGCGTCCTCTTCGAGTTCTGGCAGACCCAGATGCTGGACAGCAACCTGCGCAACAACGCGACGGCTACGGCCGGGGCCTCCAAGTACTACGGCCTCGACTCCCGGTTCCAGGAGAACAACTTCGCCGTCAAGCGCGCCGAGATCTACCTGAACGGCAAGATCACCGACGACATCACCTGGAATGCGATGTTCGACCCCAACAACAGCAACACCGCGACGGTGCCCAACAACGTCCTGCAGGATCTGGTCATCACCTGGAACGCGGGCAACGGGATCTCCGTGAAGGCCGGCCAGTTCAAGATGCCCACGACCTATGAGGCCACCATGGTCGCGGCCACGAACATCCTGTTCTTCGAGCGCAACCAGATCAACCGCGTGTTCGGCGACAAGCGCGACCGCGGCATCTGGGGCATCTACGCCTTCGGCGATCCCAAGGGCTTCAGCGGCAAGGTCAACCTCGCCGTCTCCAACGGCACCACCGATGACGGCAGCGGCGGCAAGAACAACGAGAACACCGTGGCCGGTTCCGGCAATGCCCAGAAGGACTGGACCACCCGCCTCGAGTTCGCCTACGGCCCCGAGCACAAGTTCGGCGCCTACTACCGCGAAGGCGTGACCGGCCTGAAGGATTCGACCTTCAACGCCGCCTCTGCCTGGACGACTGCCGGCTACGTCAGCGCCGCCCAGATCAAGGACAACAAGGACAAGACGACCATCATGGGCGCCTACTACGCCTTTGACACGGCCACCTGGCACGCCAGCGCCGAAGCCGCCACGGGCCTGCTGGGCCGCCGCTTCCCCACCCTCTTCGCGGCCGCCACGACGAATCCCTCCCGCGAGCACCTCGACCAGAAGTTCCTGGGCTATGCCGTCGACGGCGCCTACAAGATGGGCAACCACTGGTTCACGGCCCGCTACGACATGCTGAACTACAACACCGGCGACGACTGGTACACGGCCGCCAATCCCTACAAGCCCGCGGCTGGCGGCGATTTCAGCCCCAAGTACACGGAGATCACCGTCGGCTACAACTACGTGTTCAACCCCGCCAAGTACGGCGCGGGCAAGCTGAAGCTGGACTACGTCCATCGCAGCAAGAACTTCCTGGCTCCGCGCGCCGGCCAGACCGGCGAGCAGGGCGGCGACAGCCTCGTGGCTTCGCTCATGGTCGGCTTCTGA
- a CDS encoding branched-chain amino acid ABC transporter permease, which yields MTKTILKAATGLIVLAALLVVPRYVESPYALHMMILLFLSVSQGQSWNILGGYAGQHSVGHAAYFGVGAYTTMMLMHAKQVVPWVGVWAGVAIVVVVALVIGSICFRLRGPYFVLASIAVAEIMRLSAINLTTLTNGAEGILATEIPAFKIGERVVTDFLTKVPFYYIGLVLALLTIAITYWVQHSKLGYYFQAIREDQDAAHSLGIHITVYKNIGLVISAVLTSLAGAFYGIYVGFVDPPTVLGLDVSVQIMLICIIGGMGTLWGPVLGSLILVPLSEALRSNMITEGLVKIGLVSADSRIGLFLKENLAHAHVLLYGILVVLVILFMPEGLMGFVKKMAARRNREAV from the coding sequence ATGACCAAGACCATTCTCAAGGCTGCGACCGGCCTCATCGTCCTGGCGGCCCTGCTGGTTGTCCCCCGGTATGTGGAGAGCCCCTACGCGCTGCACATGATGATCCTGCTCTTCCTCAGCGTGTCCCAGGGCCAGAGCTGGAACATCCTCGGCGGCTATGCGGGCCAGCATTCCGTCGGCCATGCCGCCTATTTCGGTGTGGGCGCCTACACCACCATGATGCTCATGCATGCCAAGCAGGTCGTCCCCTGGGTGGGCGTCTGGGCCGGCGTGGCGATCGTGGTCGTGGTGGCCCTCGTGATCGGGAGCATCTGCTTCCGGCTGCGCGGCCCCTACTTCGTGCTCGCCTCCATCGCCGTGGCGGAGATCATGCGGCTCTCCGCCATCAACCTGACGACCCTCACCAACGGCGCCGAGGGCATCCTGGCCACCGAGATCCCCGCCTTCAAGATCGGGGAGCGGGTGGTGACGGACTTCCTCACCAAGGTGCCCTTCTACTACATCGGCCTCGTCCTGGCCCTGCTCACCATCGCCATCACGTACTGGGTGCAGCACTCCAAGCTTGGCTACTACTTCCAGGCCATCCGCGAGGACCAGGACGCGGCTCATTCCCTCGGCATCCACATCACGGTCTACAAGAACATCGGCCTGGTGATCTCGGCGGTGCTGACGTCGCTGGCCGGCGCCTTCTACGGCATCTATGTGGGGTTCGTCGATCCGCCCACGGTGCTGGGACTGGATGTCTCTGTCCAGATCATGCTCATCTGCATCATCGGCGGCATGGGCACTCTGTGGGGCCCGGTACTTGGGTCCCTGATCCTGGTGCCGCTGTCCGAGGCCCTGCGGAGCAACATGATCACCGAAGGGCTGGTGAAGATCGGCCTCGTGAGCGCGGATTCGCGGATCGGGCTCTTCCTCAAGGAGAACCTCGCCCACGCGCATGTCCTGCTCTACGGCATCCTCGTCGTGCTGGTGATCCTCTTCATGCCTGAAGGGCTCATGGGTTTCGTCAAGAAGATGGCCGCGCGCCGGAATCGGGAGGCGGTCTGA
- a CDS encoding ABC transporter substrate-binding protein: protein MRKHLLALGAVLALSPCLMAQKIGVINSMSGPEAPIGENITNGIKLADEDLKKKGINLQLVWEDDTGKPQISMSAMEKLATRDNVVGVVGPYTSACSNAVAKLAEKYRVPLLIPAAAKEEITRQGLKYVFRMNAPADKYASSLIDAASSLGKPKSIAFIYENTDFGTSTTKTAKEYVAKKGIQVVADEPYPKGAADYRSTLAKVKSKNPDLVFMVSYVADAILLMRQSKEVGLQPQAFLGAGAGFTTTEFAKERAISENVISCTQWTNDVNWPGAKEFGARYKAKFGKEPTYHAACAYASMMIMAETAKNAGGDRAKTRDALKSGKWNGVMGEVQFADYEGFTNQNNHQMLVQQILQGNYETVLPAKFATKKAVYPFPKWK from the coding sequence ATGCGAAAGCACCTCTTGGCCCTGGGCGCCGTTCTCGCCCTCTCTCCGTGTCTCATGGCGCAGAAGATCGGCGTCATCAACTCCATGAGCGGCCCCGAAGCGCCCATCGGGGAGAACATCACCAACGGCATCAAGCTCGCCGACGAGGACCTCAAGAAGAAGGGCATCAACCTGCAGCTCGTGTGGGAGGACGATACGGGCAAGCCGCAGATCTCCATGAGCGCCATGGAGAAGCTGGCCACCCGCGACAACGTCGTGGGGGTGGTGGGGCCCTACACCTCGGCCTGCTCCAACGCCGTGGCGAAGCTGGCTGAAAAGTACCGCGTGCCCCTGCTGATTCCCGCCGCGGCCAAAGAGGAGATCACGCGCCAGGGCCTCAAGTACGTCTTCCGCATGAACGCCCCCGCGGACAAGTACGCCTCCAGCCTCATCGACGCGGCGAGCTCCCTGGGCAAGCCGAAGTCCATCGCGTTCATCTACGAAAACACCGACTTCGGCACCTCCACCACCAAGACCGCCAAGGAGTACGTGGCCAAGAAGGGCATCCAGGTCGTCGCGGACGAACCCTATCCCAAGGGCGCGGCGGACTACCGGTCCACCCTCGCCAAGGTGAAGTCGAAGAACCCCGACCTGGTCTTCATGGTGTCCTATGTGGCCGACGCCATCCTGCTCATGCGCCAGTCGAAGGAAGTGGGCCTCCAGCCCCAGGCCTTCCTCGGCGCCGGCGCGGGCTTCACCACCACCGAGTTCGCCAAGGAACGCGCGATCTCCGAGAACGTCATCTCCTGCACCCAGTGGACGAACGATGTGAACTGGCCCGGCGCGAAGGAGTTCGGGGCCCGCTACAAGGCCAAGTTCGGCAAGGAACCCACCTATCACGCCGCCTGCGCCTACGCCTCCATGATGATCATGGCGGAGACGGCCAAGAATGCCGGCGGTGACCGCGCCAAGACCCGCGATGCGCTTAAGTCCGGCAAGTGGAACGGCGTCATGGGCGAGGTCCAGTTCGCCGACTACGAAGGCTTCACGAACCAGAACAACCACCAGATGCTCGTGCAGCAGATCCTCCAGGGGAACTACGAAACGGTGCTGCCCGCCAAGTTCGCCACCAAGAAGGCTGTGTACCCCTTCCCCAAGTGGAAGTGA